The Thermoplasmata archaeon genomic sequence TACAACGCGAACGTGCACCGCGCGATCTACGAGCTCGGCGAGGAGTCCACGAGAGAGTACGAGGGCGCTCGGGAGAAAGTCGCCGCGTTCATCGGCGCGAAGTCGCCGAACGAGGTCGTGTTCACGAAGTCGACGACGGAGTCGATCAACGTCATCGCGTACGGCTACGGCCTGAAAGGGAAGATCACAAAGGGCGACGAGATCGTCGGCTCGGTCATGGAGCATCACTCGAACCACGTGCCCTGGCATTTCGTGAAAGATCACAAGGGGGCCGTGCTCAAGTACGTCGATGTGCACGACGACGGCACGCTCAGGATGGAGCAGTACGACGACCTCCTGTCGGAGCGCACGAAAATCGTGACGGTCACGATGTGCTCGAACGTCCTCGGGACGATCAACCCGGTCAAGGAGATCGTGAAGCGGGCGCACGAGGTCGGCGCGATCTGCGTCGTCGACGCGGCCCAAGCCGCCCCGCATATGCCGATCGACGTGCAAGATCTCGATGCGGACTTCCTCGCGTTCAGCGGTCACAAGATGCTCGGGCCGACGGGGATCGGCGTCCTGTACGGGAAGCCGAAGCTCCTCGAGGCGACGGAGCCGCTGCTCGGCGGCGGCGAGATGATCCGCGAAGTCCACCTCGGATCGGCGAAGTGGAACGACGTTCCGTACAAGTTCGAGGGCGGCACCCCGAATATCGCAGGCGCGATCGGCCTCGGCGTGGCGGTCGACTATCTGTCGAACATCGGGATGGAGGCGGTCCGGGCGCACGAGATGGAGATCACGGAATACGCGCTCGAGAGGCTGGGCCGGCTCAAGGGCGTGCAGACGTTCGGTCCGAAGGACGTCACGAAGCGTGCGGGCGTCGTGTCCTTCACGATCGATAACGCGCACCCGCACGACATCGCCTCGATCCTCGACGTCGAGGGGATCTGCGTCCGCTCGGGCCACCACTGCGCCCAGCCGCTCATGGAGCGGTTCGGCCTTCCGGCCACGGCGCGGGCGTCGTTCTACGTCTACAACGACCTCGAGGACGTCGACGCGCTCGTCGCCGGGATCAAGCGGGTCCAAGAGGTCTTCTCCTGATGTCCGCGGCGTACGACCTGTACCAAGAGCAGATCCTCGACCACTACAAGCATCCGAGGAACAAGGGGCCCCTGCCCGATGCGACGTACAACGCGCACGACTCGAACCCGCTGTGCGGCGACGAAGTCGTACTGCATCTCAAGGTGGACGCATCGCGTGTCGCCGACGTGCGCTTCGAGGGCCAAGGGTGCGCGATCAGTCAGGCGAGCGCCTCGATGCTGACGACGATGCTCAAGGGCGTCCCCGTCGCGGAGGCGGAAGCGGTCGATCGCGAGGCGGTCCTGAAGAAGCTCGGGATCCCGCTGAGCGCGGTCCGTCTCAAGTGCGCCCTGCTCTCCCTGCACGTCCTGAAGCTCGCCCTCGGCAAGCAGGCGGACGTCGCGACGTGAGGCCGCCGACCCATGCGAGCGGACGCGACGACGCGGAACGCCACGCGCCTCGCGGACCGGATCGGGCGCACCCCGCTTCTCCCGCTTGAAAGGATTGCGGCGCACGTGGCCCCGGGCGTCCGGCTCTTCGCCAAGGCGGAGTGGCTCAACCCGGGCGGGAGCGTGAAGGACCGCGCCGCCCTGGGCATGCTGCGTTCCGCGGAGAGGGCCGGGCTGACGCGGGATCACGTGCTCCTCGACGCGACCTCGGGCAACACGGGAATCGCCATCGCGATGCTCGCCGCGGCGGAAGGATACCGGGCGACGCTGTGTGTACCGGCGAACGTCAGCCCCGGACGACGACGGATCCTCGAGGCGTACGGCGCCGAACTCGTCTTCACGCCCGCCCCCGAGGGGACGGACGGGGCCCAAGACGCCGCAAAACGGCTCGCCGCCGCTCACCCCGATACGTACTGGTATCTCGACCAGTACAACAACGAGGCGAACTGGCGCGCGCACTTCGAATCGACGGGACCTGAAATCTGGGATCAGACGCACGGACGGATCACGCACCTCGTCGCGTGCCTCGGGACGACGGGGACGTTCGTGGGCGCCGGGCGGTTTCTGAGGAGGGGGGGTCGCCACGTCGGCTTGGTGGCCGTCCAGCCGGACGGCCCGTTCCACGGGATCGAAGGGGTGAAGCGCCTCGAGGGTTCGCGGGTCCCCGGGATCTGGGATCCGACCCTCGTCGACGAGACCATGTCCGTCGCGACGGAGGACGCGCAGGCGGCGGTCCGCCGCCTCGCGCGGGAGGAAGGCGTCCTCGTCGGCACCTCGAGCGGCGCCGCGCTTGATGCCGCGATTCGGCTCGCCGAGCGAATTCGCGAGGGGCTCATCGTGGCCATCTTCCCGGACGGCGGCTCGATGTACCTCGGAGAACGGTACTGGGAGAAGGCTCCGTGACGATCGGGATCCCGAAGGCCGTCGTCCGGGCAATCGAGGACCACGCGCGTGACGCGTTTCCGGAAGAGTGTTGCGGTTTCCTCCTCGGCCATTCGGGCGAGCCTCGCCGCACCGTCGAGTCCCTTCGCGCGAAGAACGCCGCATCGGAGGATCGAGAGCACCGCTACGTCGTCGACCCGCTCGAACTCCTCCGCGCGGACGACGAGGCGCGGGCGCACGGCCACGAGTTGATCGGGATCTACCACAGCCATCCGAACCACCCGGCCGTCCCCTCGGAGTTCGATCGACTCCGGGCCGCGAGTTGGTATTCCTACGTCATCCTGCGTATCGTCGATCGGGAGCCGAAGGAGATGACCGCCTGGGTCTTCGACGACGCGACGAAACGGTTCGTGTCCGAGGCCATCCTCCATTCGGGGCGGAAGGCCACGAGGCCATCTCGGCCGGACGGCGGAAGTTAACCTTGTTTAAGGTTAACGGGGCCGCCTTCCCTCCATGCCACTCTCGGTCCCCGAGCCGGCGTCGGTCGCGCTACTCGGATTCGAATTCGAGCCGGGGCGAACCTTAAGTAGACCACCCGAATGGTTGGGACTGCGAACATGACGAGCGTGAAGATTGTCATCCCCACGGCCTTGCGGCAGTACGCCGGCGGCAAGGACGCTGTGGATGTGGAGGCGGAGAGCGTGCACGAGGCGATCGGGAACCTGGTCGATCGATTCGACCAGCTCCGCCACCATCTCTACACCGATGACGGTCGCCTCCGGAACTTCGTGAACGTCTACGTGAACGAGGAGGACATCCGCTATCTCCGGAACGCCCGGACCACACTGAAGGACGGGGACACAATCTCCATCGTGCCGAGCATCGCGGGTGGATCGTCCTCGCTGATGGACCGTCTCGCCGCGAGGCGCAAGGATGCTCTTTCGCCCTCCGAGATCAAGCGATACTCGCGCCACCTCATCCTCCCGGAGGTCGGCATGGCGGGCCAACTGAAGCTCAAGCAGTCGTCCGCGTTGGTCATCGGAGCGGGCGGTCTCGGCGTGCCGCTCACGCAGTACCTCGGCGCCGCGGGCGTCGGCCGCCTGGGGGTCGTCGATTTCGACGTGATTGACGAGACGAACTTGCAGCGGCAGGTCCTGTATGGTACGAAGGACGTCGGCCGTAAGAAGCTCGAGGTCGCGAAGGAACGCATCTCGCAGATCAATCCGAACGTTGACGTGCAGACCTACGAGACGCGGCTGACCTCAGACAACGCGATGGACATCCTGAAGGACTACGACGTGGTCATCGACGGGACTGACAACTTCCCGACGCGGTACCTCGTGAACGACGCGGCCGTCCTCCTGAAGAAGCCGAACGTCTACGGCTCGATCTTCCGGTTCGAAGGCCAGGCGAGCGTCTTCCACGCGGAGAAGGGCCCGTGCTACCGCTGCCTCTACGCGGAACCGCCGCCCCCGGGCCTCGTGCCCTCGTGTGCGGAAGGCGGCGTCCTCGGCGTCCTGCCGGGGATCATCGGTTCGATCCAGGCGATCGAGGCGATCAAACTCCTGTTGGGGAAAGGCGACACGCTGATCGGCCGCCTGCTCGTGTTCGATGCGCTCCGCATGAAGTTCCGCGAACTGCGCCTCCGGAAGAACCCGGCCTGCCCGGTGTGCGGCACCGACCCGACGATCAAGGAACTCATCGATTACGAGGAGTTCTGCGGGCTTCGCGGCCCATCGGAGCAGCTCGGCGAGGAGTTCCAAATCTCTGTCGAGGAGCTGAAAGAGAGGATCGACGAAGGACGTGAGGTCGTCCTCCTCGATGTGCGGGAACCGATGGAATGGGAGATCGCGAGGTTGGACCGGGCGATCCTCATGCCCGTCGCGCAGGTGCCCGCGCGTGTGAACGAGCTCAGCACCGCCGACGAGATCGTCGTGTACTGCAAGACGGGCGCTCGGTCCGGGCGCATCACGAATTTCCTTCGGGAGCTCGGGTTCCGCAAGGTGAAGAACCTCGTCGGCGGGATCGACGAGTGGGCCGACAAGGTCGAGCCCGAGATGCCCCGGTACTAAGGACGGAGCCCCTATTGCCGCCTCCGGCCGACCCGAGGCGCCAGCAGCTTGAAGGACCGGGGTCGCTCGAATTCGTGTCGGCAAAGATAAAACGACTCGGCCCCATCGCGTCGTAGTGCCCCTGGACCCCGGGACCGTCCATCGCTTCGCGATGCTCGAACGCGCGGTGAAGTCTTTCGCGAAGACGAGCCGTTTTGACGAATCTCTGAAGCTCATCGAGGAGATGCTCACGATCGCCCCCGAGGACGCCGGCTTGTCCAAGCTGAAGGCGCGCATCGGAGCAGACCTCGTGAAGCAGGCGGTACAGGTACAGAAAATTGCCGCGGCCACGCGGATCGTCGAACTCATCGAGGGGAACGTTCCCGCGGCGCATCTGGGCCAGACGGAAAAGGATCTCCTCGCGAAAGCGAAGGAACGTCTGTACTCGATGTAGGTCACAACAGGCTTATGGCCGACGAAGGGCGTCGTGCGCCCCATGACACTCAAGCAATCCCCGGCCGACTACGCGAAAAGCGTTGAGACGATGCGCCGAGAGAAGGACTATTTCTTCAAGGAGGACCATGAGTCTCCGATCCCCCACGGACTCCGCCAGGCTTTTCAGGGGCTCGCGTACTTCGCGCCGGATACGAAATATCGTGTCCACGCGAAGCTTGTGAAGGATCCGAACCCGCCGCGGATAGTCCTCGCGACCTCGAAGGGCGTCCCGCGCGACATGATTCGGTACGGGGTGTTCGAGTTCGAGGTCGCCGGCACGCCGCAGCGGCTCGCCGCCTACAAGTCCGTACCGCAGCCGGGCCACCCTCACGCGGACGAGGGCCTCTTCGTCCCGTTCCGTGATACGACCTCCGGGAAAGAGACGTACGGGGCGGCTCGGTACCTCGACATCGAAGAGCGCCCGACGGACGAGTACGTGATCGACTTCAACGTTGCCTACAATCCTTACTGCGCGTACAGCGAGGACTACGTGTGCCCCTTCCCACCGCGGGAGAACTGGCTAACGACGGCGATCCTCGCGGGCGAGAAGAACTTCCCGTTGAAGGCGTGACGTCCGCCCGCGGACCTACAGGTCCGGCCCGTCGAGCCATCCCAGCCGACGGTCTCGGTTCGCCTCGATCTCCTCGGGTGCCTTGAAATCCTGCTCGACCGTCGCTAGGCGATTGATGAGGGCGCGGATCGCCTCGACGGTCGGCGCGCGTACGTCGAGGCCCGCCAGGCCCAGCTGGCGCTTCACGATCGGCATGCCCGTCTCGACGCCGCCCATCCGGTAGCAGAAGTCCGTCATGATCTTGTCCGTCACGCGGATCAGCCGGTCGACCGGCTCTTGCGGCGGCGTCACGAGGTCCACGCGCTTCGCGACGTGATGGGCCGCACCGAGGATCTGGTCCCCGAGCGCCTTGAAGGCCGACTCGACCTTGTCGCCCGTCTTTGCGCTCGTCAGGATGCCGGGACAGGAGTACTTCTGCGCGAGGAAGTAGAGGTATTCCTCGGCCCAGACGCGGTCCGCGACGAGGTCCGACTTGTTCCCCGCGAGGACCATCGGCACGCGGCCCGTGAGGCGCCACACCGCGGGGATCCAGTAGTCCTCAAGCGCCCGACGACTTTCATCGTTCGTGGCGTCGTATACGAGCAGGACGCCTTGCGCGCCTTTGATCGCGGTCTCCTGCACCCCGCTGTATCCCTTCTGCCCGAGGACGTCCCAGATCTGCATGATCATCTCGATCTCGTCGAGGGCCGAGCCGACGTTCACGCTCTTCTTCGAGATCTTCGTGCCGACGGTTGTGATGTAGTCGTCCGAATACTGGTCGACGACGAACCGGCGGACGAGCGATGTCTTCCCGACGCCACCGTCCCCGAGGAGGACGACTTTGACCTTGAAGGGTTCCCGGGCCATGGACGTCGTTTCGCCATCCCACAAGTCCCTTCTTTAATCGTTCCCCGTGGTTCTCAGGGACCGGATTATTGCCCGCGGAGCGAGGACGCCTGCGGCTCTCCGGGCCGAGGCTCCGCCGGACCCCCGCGAACGCCCCGCCTCCCCCCGACGCGCTCAATCCCGGGTGGATTCGACCTCGTGAATCCAGTCGCAACGGACCCCGATCTTCGCGTGGTGCTTCTCGATTGCTTCCATGTCCGGCGCGTCGAGCACGCAATACAGCTTGTTCTCCGCCTCGCTGTACAGGATGTCGTGGTGGCTCACACCGAACTCGTCGATCGGCGAGCGCTGGGCCTCGCGAAGTTGTTCCGCCGTCAGCGGATTCATCGGATGCGCGTCGATGAACTTCGGCATCCGGGCGGGATCGCCCGCAGGCTAGATAGTCGTTGCGTTTCCGCGCCGCCGCAGAACTTGGTACCAGTCTCTGCGCGGGGAGGGGGATTTGAACCCCCGAGCGCAGAGCGCACGGGGTTAGCAACCCCGCGCCCTACCAGGCTAGGCGATCCCCGCAGGCGCGCGCCCATTGGGAAGCGGGCTATAAACGCTTTCGGGACTCGGCCGCCGCGGGTCGCACGAACCGAATCCTCTTCCGGAAAAAGGGGAGCGAGTCAGAGGATGTCGCTCGTCGTTGGATCGTTATCGAGGACAAGATTATTACGCTTGGCGTCTTCGGAACGAATGCGCGTCCTCCCGAGACCGCGAAATGAGGCATCGAACCGACGCCTCAGTTCCATCCTCGAGGACCCGCGTTCGTTTCGGACGACCATGACCTTGATCCTCGTATCGAACCGGCTCCCCGTTACACTGAAGCGGATCGGATCCCGGCTCGACATCCGCATGAATCCCGGCGGGGTCGCGGCAGGCCTCGCTTCCTTCTATCGGGAGCACGGCGCCCGCTGGTTCGGCTGGCCCGGCGACGTCGCGCCTTCCGAGTCGCGCCGGATTGCGTCGCGGCTCAAGAAGGACTTTGGTTGCCATCCCGTGTTCCTCCCTCGGCCCCTCGCCCGATCCTTCTATGCCGGGTTCTCGAACGGTACATTGTGGCCCCTCTTCCACTCCTTCTCGACGTACGCACGCTACTCCGCGTCGGAATGGGCCTCGTACCGCGAGGTGAACGAGCGTTTCGCCGACGAGGTCGCGCGGGCGCTCCGCCCGAAGGACGTCGTCTGGATTCACGACTATCAACTGTTGCTCGTGCCGAAGATGATCCGCGAACGCGCACCGGACGCGCAGATCGGCTTTTTCCTGCACATCCCGTTCCCGCCGTACGACGTCTTCCGGCTCCTCCCTTGGCACCGCGAACTCCTGCGAGGCATGCTGGGCGCGGATCTGATCGGTTTCCACACGTACGATTACATGCGCGCGTTCGTCGGGAGCGTGCGGCGCGGCCTCGGATACGAGAGTCGCATCGGGACGATTGCGACGGAGCATCGCGTCGTCCAGGCCGACGTGTTCCCGCTGGGGATCGACGTCGAGGCGTTCGCGTCCACGCCGGTCGGGCCCGCGGCGGCGAGTTCGATCGCGCGGCTTCGCCGGGCCCTCGGGTCGTCGAAGCTCCTGTTCTCCGTTTCCCGGCTCGACTACACGAAGGGCATCCGGGAGCAGATCGAGGCGTTCGGCCGGTTCCTCGAGTCGCATCCGGAGTGGCGCCGCAAGGTGGCGTACGTCCTCGCCGTGGTCCCGTCGCGGGAGCGCGTGGCCGAGTACGCCCGCCTCAAGCGAGAGATCGATGAGCGGGTCGGCCGGATCAACAGCCGCTACGGGACGCTCGCCTGGACGCCGATCCGGTATCTGTACCGCCAGCTCGAATTCGAAGAGTTGCTGGCCCTGTACCGCGCGAGCGACGTCGGGTTCATCACTCCGTTGCGAGACGGGATGAACCTGGTCGCGAAGGAGTACGTCGCATCGAGACAAGAGCCGAGCGGCGTCCTGATCCTCAGCGAGATGGCCGGAGCCTCGCGGGAACTGCTCGAGGCGCTCGTCGTGAACCCGAACGATGTGGACGAGGTCGTGGATGCGATCGGCCGAGCGCTCACGATGCCCGCGGAGGAGCAGGCCGCCCGGATCCGGGCGATGCAAGACCGGCTCCGCCGCTACGACGCGCGGACCTGGGCGACGAAGTTCCTCGAGCGGCTCGACGACGTCGTCCGCCTCTCTCAGGACCTCGCGGTCAAACGGCTCTCCGGAGGACATCGGGACCAGATTCGTCGGGCCTTCCATAGGGCCAGGCGGCGTCTCCTCCTCCTCGACTACGACGGCACCCTCGTCCCGTTCTCCGTCGACCGCGGCGCGGTCTCCCCGGACGCGCGGATTCGTCGGCTCCTCGAGGGCCTCGGGTCCGACGCCGCCAATTATGTCGCCCTGGTGAGCGGCCGGTCCCGCCAGGATTTGGAAAAGTGGTTCGGCGAGATTCCGATTACCCTGATCGGAGAGCACGGCGCCTGGGTTCGCGACCGCAGGGACCGCAAGTGGGAAGCGATGCTCTCCGCGGATCCGGAGTGGAAGGATCGGGTGAGGCCGTTCATCGATCGTTTCGTCGAGCGGT encodes the following:
- a CDS encoding cysteine synthase family protein, whose protein sequence is MRADATTRNATRLADRIGRTPLLPLERIAAHVAPGVRLFAKAEWLNPGGSVKDRAALGMLRSAERAGLTRDHVLLDATSGNTGIAIAMLAAAEGYRATLCVPANVSPGRRRILEAYGAELVFTPAPEGTDGAQDAAKRLAAAHPDTYWYLDQYNNEANWRAHFESTGPEIWDQTHGRITHLVACLGTTGTFVGAGRFLRRGGRHVGLVAVQPDGPFHGIEGVKRLEGSRVPGIWDPTLVDETMSVATEDAQAAVRRLAREEGVLVGTSSGAALDAAIRLAERIREGLIVAIFPDGGSMYLGERYWEKAP
- a CDS encoding SUF system NifU family Fe-S cluster assembly protein; this translates as MSAAYDLYQEQILDHYKHPRNKGPLPDATYNAHDSNPLCGDEVVLHLKVDASRVADVRFEGQGCAISQASASMLTTMLKGVPVAEAEAVDREAVLKKLGIPLSAVRLKCALLSLHVLKLALGKQADVAT
- a CDS encoding Rab family GTPase, which encodes MAREPFKVKVVLLGDGGVGKTSLVRRFVVDQYSDDYITTVGTKISKKSVNVGSALDEIEMIMQIWDVLGQKGYSGVQETAIKGAQGVLLVYDATNDESRRALEDYWIPAVWRLTGRVPMVLAGNKSDLVADRVWAEEYLYFLAQKYSCPGILTSAKTGDKVESAFKALGDQILGAAHHVAKRVDLVTPPQEPVDRLIRVTDKIMTDFCYRMGGVETGMPIVKRQLGLAGLDVRAPTVEAIRALINRLATVEQDFKAPEEIEANRDRRLGWLDGPDL
- a CDS encoding bifunctional alpha,alpha-trehalose-phosphate synthase (UDP-forming)/trehalose-phosphatase, which codes for MTLILVSNRLPVTLKRIGSRLDIRMNPGGVAAGLASFYREHGARWFGWPGDVAPSESRRIASRLKKDFGCHPVFLPRPLARSFYAGFSNGTLWPLFHSFSTYARYSASEWASYREVNERFADEVARALRPKDVVWIHDYQLLLVPKMIRERAPDAQIGFFLHIPFPPYDVFRLLPWHRELLRGMLGADLIGFHTYDYMRAFVGSVRRGLGYESRIGTIATEHRVVQADVFPLGIDVEAFASTPVGPAAASSIARLRRALGSSKLLFSVSRLDYTKGIREQIEAFGRFLESHPEWRRKVAYVLAVVPSRERVAEYARLKREIDERVGRINSRYGTLAWTPIRYLYRQLEFEELLALYRASDVGFITPLRDGMNLVAKEYVASRQEPSGVLILSEMAGASRELLEALVVNPNDVDEVVDAIGRALTMPAEEQAARIRAMQDRLRRYDARTWATKFLERLDDVVRLSQDLAVKRLSGGHRDQIRRAFHRARRRLLLLDYDGTLVPFSVDRGAVSPDARIRRLLEGLGSDAANYVALVSGRSRQDLEKWFGEIPITLIGEHGAWVRDRRDRKWEAMLSADPEWKDRVRPFIDRFVERLPGSAVEEKDFSLAWHYRSVDIETGMAAARELVDVLTSLTASLDLQVFSGNRVVEIRRGGVNKGTFFATRLAREPWDFILAVGDDSTDEALFSALPASAWSIRVGFGASSARFSVEAVADVLDLLETLPSEAPTLPKKP
- the moeB gene encoding molybdopterin-synthase adenylyltransferase MoeB, which translates into the protein MTSVKIVIPTALRQYAGGKDAVDVEAESVHEAIGNLVDRFDQLRHHLYTDDGRLRNFVNVYVNEEDIRYLRNARTTLKDGDTISIVPSIAGGSSSLMDRLAARRKDALSPSEIKRYSRHLILPEVGMAGQLKLKQSSALVIGAGGLGVPLTQYLGAAGVGRLGVVDFDVIDETNLQRQVLYGTKDVGRKKLEVAKERISQINPNVDVQTYETRLTSDNAMDILKDYDVVIDGTDNFPTRYLVNDAAVLLKKPNVYGSIFRFEGQASVFHAEKGPCYRCLYAEPPPPGLVPSCAEGGVLGVLPGIIGSIQAIEAIKLLLGKGDTLIGRLLVFDALRMKFRELRLRKNPACPVCGTDPTIKELIDYEEFCGLRGPSEQLGEEFQISVEELKERIDEGREVVLLDVREPMEWEIARLDRAILMPVAQVPARVNELSTADEIVVYCKTGARSGRITNFLRELGFRKVKNLVGGIDEWADKVEPEMPRY
- a CDS encoding M67 family metallopeptidase, which translates into the protein MTIGIPKAVVRAIEDHARDAFPEECCGFLLGHSGEPRRTVESLRAKNAASEDREHRYVVDPLELLRADDEARAHGHELIGIYHSHPNHPAVPSEFDRLRAASWYSYVILRIVDREPKEMTAWVFDDATKRFVSEAILHSGRKATRPSRPDGGS
- a CDS encoding cysteine desulfurase, with translation MNVPAIKADFPILQRTIRDKRLVYLDSAATSQKPHQVIEATSDYYARYNANVHRAIYELGEESTREYEGAREKVAAFIGAKSPNEVVFTKSTTESINVIAYGYGLKGKITKGDEIVGSVMEHHSNHVPWHFVKDHKGAVLKYVDVHDDGTLRMEQYDDLLSERTKIVTVTMCSNVLGTINPVKEIVKRAHEVGAICVVDAAQAAPHMPIDVQDLDADFLAFSGHKMLGPTGIGVLYGKPKLLEATEPLLGGGEMIREVHLGSAKWNDVPYKFEGGTPNIAGAIGLGVAVDYLSNIGMEAVRAHEMEITEYALERLGRLKGVQTFGPKDVTKRAGVVSFTIDNAHPHDIASILDVEGICVRSGHHCAQPLMERFGLPATARASFYVYNDLEDVDALVAGIKRVQEVFS
- a CDS encoding nickel-binding protein — protein: MPKFIDAHPMNPLTAEQLREAQRSPIDEFGVSHHDILYSEAENKLYCVLDAPDMEAIEKHHAKIGVRCDWIHEVESTRD
- a CDS encoding DUF1684 domain-containing protein, yielding MTLKQSPADYAKSVETMRREKDYFFKEDHESPIPHGLRQAFQGLAYFAPDTKYRVHAKLVKDPNPPRIVLATSKGVPRDMIRYGVFEFEVAGTPQRLAAYKSVPQPGHPHADEGLFVPFRDTTSGKETYGAARYLDIEERPTDEYVIDFNVAYNPYCAYSEDYVCPFPPRENWLTTAILAGEKNFPLKA